In Rubrivirga marina, the following are encoded in one genomic region:
- the ilvB gene encoding biosynthetic-type acetolactate synthase large subunit: MTTDLPRTAHRAAPTPATAPAPEAPVLTGADIFVRSLEAEGVEYVFGHPGGAIIKIYDALAQLQPSFQHILVRHEQAGTHAAEGYAKATGKVGTVLVTSGPGATNTVTGIADAMMDSVPLVVFTGQVSVPLIGGDAFQEVDTMGVTRSVTKHSFQVRHAADLAPTIKAAYHIARTGRPGPVVVDLPKDILVEEAPFEYPDSVEIRGYHPAHEARPDKVERAIRMIRESQKPLLYVGGGTISSNATEDLTELARHARIPVTTTLHGLGSFPESDELALGMLGMHGTYWANMAVQNCDLLIAVGARFDDRVTGKLDAWAPHAEVIHIEIDPSCVSKNVFADLAILGDVKDVLAQIRPHVEPKSTDAWLDQIAGWKRQVVEGEEPVAETGDGLLRPEVAIRKLGQKAGDRGVLTTDVGQHQMWSAQFFGFGRTRSHITSGGLGTMGFGFPAAIGAAFGLRGTDAVVVSINGDGGFLMNMQELGVAKKHGLPIKLAIINNSRLGMVRQWQELFFGERYSETDTSDTNPDFVALAEAFGCVGLRARTPDEADAIIDQAWEINDRPVLMEFVVPNEEMVFPMVPAGAATDNMILKRFAPED, translated from the coding sequence ATGACCACGGATCTCCCCCGCACCGCCCACCGCGCCGCGCCGACCCCGGCGACGGCGCCCGCGCCCGAAGCGCCGGTCCTCACCGGCGCCGACATCTTCGTCCGGAGCCTCGAGGCCGAGGGCGTCGAGTACGTCTTCGGGCACCCCGGCGGCGCCATCATCAAGATCTACGACGCGCTCGCGCAGCTCCAGCCGTCGTTCCAGCACATCCTCGTGCGCCACGAGCAGGCCGGGACGCACGCCGCCGAGGGCTATGCCAAGGCCACCGGCAAGGTGGGCACGGTCCTCGTGACGAGCGGGCCCGGCGCGACCAACACGGTCACGGGCATCGCCGACGCCATGATGGACTCCGTCCCCCTCGTCGTGTTCACGGGCCAGGTCTCGGTCCCGCTCATCGGGGGCGACGCGTTCCAGGAGGTCGACACGATGGGCGTGACGCGGTCGGTGACGAAGCACAGCTTCCAGGTCCGCCACGCAGCCGACCTCGCGCCGACCATCAAGGCGGCCTACCACATCGCGCGGACCGGCCGGCCCGGCCCCGTCGTGGTCGACCTGCCCAAGGACATCCTCGTCGAGGAGGCCCCGTTCGAGTATCCGGACTCGGTCGAGATCCGGGGCTACCACCCGGCCCACGAGGCCCGGCCCGATAAGGTCGAGCGGGCGATCCGGATGATCCGCGAATCGCAGAAGCCGCTGCTCTACGTCGGCGGCGGGACGATCTCGTCGAACGCGACGGAGGACCTGACGGAGCTGGCCCGCCACGCCCGGATCCCCGTCACGACGACGCTCCACGGCCTCGGCAGCTTCCCCGAGAGCGACGAGTTGGCGCTCGGGATGCTCGGGATGCACGGGACGTACTGGGCCAACATGGCCGTCCAGAACTGCGACCTGCTCATCGCCGTCGGCGCCCGGTTCGACGACCGCGTGACGGGCAAGCTCGACGCGTGGGCCCCGCACGCCGAGGTGATCCACATCGAGATCGACCCGTCGTGCGTCTCGAAGAACGTCTTCGCCGACCTCGCCATCTTGGGCGACGTCAAGGACGTGCTCGCCCAGATCCGCCCGCACGTCGAGCCGAAGTCGACCGACGCTTGGCTGGACCAGATCGCCGGGTGGAAGCGGCAGGTCGTGGAGGGCGAGGAGCCGGTCGCCGAGACCGGCGACGGCCTGCTCCGGCCGGAGGTCGCGATCCGAAAGCTGGGCCAGAAGGCCGGGGACCGCGGCGTGCTCACGACCGACGTCGGGCAGCACCAGATGTGGTCGGCCCAGTTCTTCGGCTTCGGCCGGACGCGGAGCCACATCACGTCGGGTGGGCTCGGGACGATGGGCTTCGGCTTCCCGGCCGCCATCGGCGCGGCGTTCGGCCTGCGGGGCACCGATGCCGTGGTCGTCTCGATCAACGGCGACGGCGGGTTCCTGATGAACATGCAGGAGCTCGGCGTGGCCAAGAAACACGGGCTCCCGATCAAGCTGGCGATCATCAACAACAGCCGGCTCGGGATGGTGCGGCAGTGGCAGGAGCTGTTCTTCGGCGAGCGCTACTCCGAGACCGACACGTCCGACACGAACCCCGACTTCGTCGCCCTCGCGGAGGCGTTCGGCTGCGTCGGCCTCCGCGCGCGCACGCCCGACGAGGCCGACGCCATCATCGACCAAGCGTGGGAGATCAACGATCGCCCCGTGCTGATGGAGTTCGTCGTCCCGAACGAGGAGATGGTCTTCCCCATGGTCCCGGCCGGCGCGGCGACCGACAACATGATCCTCAAGCGGTTCGCCCCCGAGGACTAG
- the ilvN gene encoding acetolactate synthase small subunit, with product MSTPNGTAPRALTPQQLLRKRADGETVLHDAPETSLTHVLSILIENHAGALNRVVNLFSARNLNLDSVSVGPTDDPTVSRLTVVTTGTRRQIRQAVRLVRQLLDVLALDEFTPGDPVVERELCLAKLRATTADRSAVLELARGLGATVVHADREAVTVELTGTSAEIDAFIEVASEHALLEVARSGRLAFHRQRHLSLT from the coding sequence ATGTCCACACCGAACGGCACGGCGCCCCGCGCGCTCACCCCCCAGCAGCTCCTCCGGAAGCGGGCCGACGGCGAGACCGTCCTCCACGACGCCCCGGAGACCTCGCTCACCCACGTCCTCTCGATCCTCATCGAGAACCACGCCGGCGCGCTCAACCGCGTCGTCAATTTGTTCTCGGCGCGGAACCTCAACCTCGACAGCGTCTCCGTCGGGCCGACCGACGACCCGACCGTCTCGCGGCTCACCGTGGTCACGACCGGCACGCGCCGGCAGATCCGGCAGGCCGTCCGCCTCGTGCGCCAGCTCCTCGACGTGCTCGCGCTCGACGAGTTCACGCCCGGCGACCCGGTCGTCGAGCGCGAGCTGTGCCTCGCCAAGCTCCGCGCGACGACCGCCGACCGCTCGGCCGTGCTCGAGCTGGCCCGCGGCCTCGGCGCGACCGTCGTCCACGCCGACCGCGAGGCCGTGACCGTCGAGCTCACCGGCACGTCGGCAGAGATCGACGCCTTCATCGAGGTCGCCAGCGAGCATGCGCTGTTGGAGGTCGCCCGCTCCGGCCGCCTCGCCTTCCACCGCCAACGGCACCTCTCCCTCACCTGA
- the ilvC gene encoding ketol-acid reductoisomerase — protein MTVHYEADPAVIRQKTVAVIGYGSQGHAHALNLRDSGVDVVVGLRPASSSADEARAAGLEVVTPAEAAERADVIMLLVPDQHHKAVYEGSIREHLTPGKALAVGHGFSVHYDQIQPPEGVDVFLVAPKSPGHLVRRTYEEGRGVPCLVAIHQDATGGALDLALSYADAIGGTHAGVIETTFKDETETDLFGEQAVLCGGSEALIKAGFETLVEGGYPPELAYFECLHELKLIVDLYYEGGLERMNDSVSDTAEYGGHAIGDRIVTPAVKAEMKKVLEEVQSGAFAREFIADQEAGAPKLKAMREASESHPIETIGKKLRGMMDWLKPKTVEPADVPT, from the coding sequence ATGACCGTCCACTACGAGGCCGACCCGGCCGTCATCCGTCAAAAGACCGTCGCCGTGATCGGCTACGGCAGCCAGGGCCACGCGCACGCGCTCAACCTCCGCGACAGCGGCGTCGACGTGGTCGTCGGGCTCCGCCCAGCGTCGTCGTCGGCCGACGAGGCGCGGGCCGCGGGTCTCGAGGTCGTCACGCCGGCCGAGGCCGCCGAGCGGGCCGACGTGATCATGCTCCTTGTCCCGGACCAGCACCACAAAGCGGTCTACGAGGGCTCGATCCGCGAGCACCTCACGCCGGGCAAGGCGCTGGCGGTCGGCCACGGGTTCTCGGTCCACTACGACCAGATCCAGCCGCCGGAGGGCGTCGACGTGTTTCTGGTCGCGCCGAAGTCGCCGGGCCACCTCGTGCGGCGGACGTACGAGGAGGGGCGCGGCGTCCCGTGCCTCGTGGCCATCCACCAGGACGCGACGGGCGGCGCGCTCGACCTCGCGCTGAGCTACGCCGACGCCATCGGCGGCACGCACGCCGGCGTCATCGAGACGACGTTCAAGGACGAGACGGAGACCGACCTGTTCGGGGAGCAGGCCGTGCTGTGCGGCGGCTCGGAGGCCCTCATCAAGGCCGGGTTCGAGACGCTCGTCGAGGGCGGCTACCCGCCGGAGCTGGCCTACTTCGAGTGCCTCCACGAGCTCAAGCTCATCGTCGACCTCTACTACGAGGGCGGCCTGGAGCGGATGAACGACTCCGTGAGCGACACGGCCGAGTACGGCGGCCACGCCATCGGCGACCGGATCGTCACGCCGGCCGTGAAGGCCGAGATGAAGAAGGTCCTGGAGGAGGTGCAGTCGGGCGCCTTCGCCCGCGAGTTCATCGCCGACCAGGAGGCCGGCGCGCCGAAGCTGAAGGCGATGCGCGAGGCCTCCGAGTCGCACCCGATCGAGACGATCGGGAAGAAGCTCCGCGGCATGATGGACTGGCTCAAGCCCAAGACCGTCGAGCCCGCCGACGTCCCCACGTGA
- a CDS encoding 3-isopropylmalate dehydratase large subunit — protein MTITEAILANHAGRDRVSPGETVWIDVDTLMTHDVCGPPTIEIFKREFGEDAKVWDKEGLAIIPDHYIFTSDQHAHRNIQILRAFAAEHDLPYYYDVGGDDYKGVCHMALAEEGFNRPGTTLFGTDSHTCTSGAFGLFSTGIGNTDAALIMGTGKIWVKVPETMRFVFEGELPPYLMAKDLILAVIGDIGTDGATYRAMEFDGEAVYDLSVEERMTLCNMAIEAGGKNGIIQPDAKTMDYTRARTDRDFTPVYTSPDARFHSERVYDVSQLEPVVAKPHAPDNKAPVSEVAGTKLDRAYIGSCTGGKIEDFVAAAKILKGQEVTIDTYVVPATTDVRKALWTEKVDGETLADIFENAGAKIGLSSCAACLGGPPDTFGRTHGTEVVISTTNRNYPGRMGSKQSAVYLASALTTAASALSGVITDPRDVLVA, from the coding sequence ATGACGATCACCGAAGCCATCCTCGCCAACCACGCCGGCCGCGACCGCGTGAGCCCCGGCGAGACCGTCTGGATCGACGTCGACACGCTCATGACGCACGACGTCTGCGGGCCGCCGACGATCGAGATCTTCAAGCGCGAGTTCGGCGAGGACGCCAAGGTCTGGGACAAGGAGGGCCTGGCCATCATCCCGGACCACTACATCTTTACGTCCGACCAGCACGCGCACCGGAACATCCAGATCCTGCGCGCCTTCGCCGCCGAGCACGACCTCCCGTACTACTACGACGTCGGCGGCGACGACTACAAGGGCGTCTGCCACATGGCCCTCGCCGAGGAGGGCTTCAACCGGCCCGGCACGACGCTCTTCGGCACCGACAGCCACACGTGCACCTCCGGCGCCTTCGGCCTGTTCTCGACCGGCATCGGCAACACGGACGCCGCGCTCATCATGGGCACGGGCAAGATCTGGGTCAAGGTGCCGGAGACGATGCGGTTCGTCTTCGAGGGCGAGCTCCCGCCGTACCTCATGGCGAAGGACCTCATCCTCGCCGTCATCGGCGACATCGGGACCGACGGCGCGACGTACCGCGCCATGGAGTTCGACGGCGAGGCCGTCTACGACCTCTCGGTCGAGGAGCGGATGACGCTGTGCAACATGGCCATCGAGGCCGGCGGAAAGAACGGGATCATCCAGCCCGACGCCAAGACGATGGACTACACGCGGGCGCGGACCGACCGCGACTTCACGCCCGTCTACACCTCACCTGACGCCCGCTTCCACTCCGAGCGCGTCTACGACGTGAGCCAGTTGGAGCCCGTCGTGGCGAAGCCGCACGCGCCAGACAACAAGGCGCCCGTGAGCGAGGTCGCCGGAACGAAGCTCGACCGGGCCTACATCGGGAGCTGCACCGGCGGCAAGATCGAGGACTTCGTCGCCGCGGCCAAGATTCTGAAGGGCCAGGAAGTCACGATCGACACGTACGTCGTGCCGGCGACGACGGACGTCCGCAAGGCGCTGTGGACGGAGAAAGTCGACGGCGAGACGCTGGCGGACATCTTCGAGAACGCGGGCGCCAAGATCGGCCTGTCGAGCTGCGCCGCCTGCCTCGGCGGCCCGCCGGACACGTTCGGCCGGACGCACGGCACGGAGGTCGTCATCTCGACCACGAACCGCAACTACCCCGGCCGGATGGGCTCGAAGCAGTCGGCCGTCTACCTCGCCTCGGCGCTCACGACGGCGGCCAGCGCCCTCTCCGGCGTCATCACCGACCCCCGCGACGTGCTCGTCGCCTGA